The following proteins are co-located in the Dyadobacter chenwenxiniae genome:
- a CDS encoding TlpA family protein disulfide reductase → MFRKIIPALLFVFASSFAFSQSTLLDKKIAPFQIKLVNGQQYTSSQLAAGPVVLIYFSPDCEHCQNFTKDMLKNYSVIANKQVVMVTFQSMEMLKPFASLYKLSTYPNIKVGTEGYSYTVQRYYGIKSFPYIAIYNKAGKLVNTFEGEQPHQTIFNALKKI, encoded by the coding sequence ATGTTCCGAAAAATAATCCCTGCCCTGCTTTTCGTTTTTGCAAGCAGTTTTGCCTTTTCTCAGTCTACGTTGCTGGACAAGAAAATTGCGCCATTTCAGATAAAGCTCGTCAACGGACAGCAGTACACTTCGTCGCAACTGGCAGCCGGGCCAGTGGTTTTAATTTACTTCTCGCCCGATTGCGAGCATTGTCAGAATTTCACAAAAGACATGCTCAAAAATTACAGTGTGATCGCTAACAAGCAGGTTGTGATGGTAACTTTCCAGTCGATGGAAATGCTGAAACCCTTTGCTAGTCTGTATAAATTGAGCACCTATCCCAACATTAAAGTAGGGACAGAGGGTTACTCCTACACAGTTCAGCGCTATTACGGGATCAAATCTTTCCCTTACATTGCGATCTACAACAAAGCGGGAAAGCTGGTGAACACATTTGAAGGCGAGCAACCCCATCAGACAATTTTCAATGCATTAAAAAAAATCTGA
- a CDS encoding DinB family protein codes for METKLIKKSIAILAPKENVWETIISNDKNKIWFNAFSEGTQAETDWQIGSKAVFTDDSKNGIIGKIAVKKPAEELIIEYTGVLNNGVESYDNEEAQSVKGFEEIYRLHEENGATQLDVQCDMGIEYYEMMSDAWDHALLIMKELAETSISPSALIDQLDSTTQNFLEAINAFDEEEINEVPFEGSWTAGQVVEHILKSESGLPDMLLGDSSGTKRPVDANIAEIEQIFLDFSTKLKAPHFNIPSNGPHNKAELIAAFTKEREENRKVAAGHDLTLTATAFAFPGMGELTRWEWLNFVVCHSKRHINQLKNIRKKLSEKVAG; via the coding sequence ATGGAAACGAAGCTGATTAAGAAATCAATCGCTATTCTGGCGCCGAAAGAGAACGTTTGGGAAACCATTATTTCAAATGACAAAAACAAAATCTGGTTCAATGCATTCAGCGAAGGAACGCAGGCGGAAACGGATTGGCAAATTGGCAGCAAAGCCGTTTTTACAGATGATTCTAAAAATGGCATTATAGGCAAAATTGCGGTTAAAAAACCGGCAGAAGAACTGATTATTGAATATACGGGTGTTCTAAACAACGGCGTAGAAAGCTACGACAACGAAGAAGCGCAAAGCGTAAAAGGTTTTGAAGAAATATACCGGCTTCACGAAGAAAACGGCGCAACGCAGCTGGATGTACAGTGCGATATGGGAATTGAATATTATGAAATGATGTCTGATGCCTGGGATCATGCACTTTTGATCATGAAGGAACTGGCCGAAACGTCCATCAGCCCGAGTGCCCTGATAGACCAGCTTGATAGTACAACCCAGAACTTCCTGGAAGCAATCAACGCATTTGATGAAGAGGAAATCAACGAAGTTCCATTCGAAGGAAGCTGGACAGCCGGGCAGGTGGTTGAGCATATTCTCAAATCAGAGAGTGGGCTGCCGGATATGCTCCTGGGCGATTCTTCCGGCACCAAAAGGCCCGTAGATGCCAACATTGCTGAAATCGAGCAGATCTTCCTGGACTTTTCAACCAAATTAAAAGCGCCCCATTTCAATATCCCGTCCAACGGACCACATAACAAAGCGGAACTTATCGCTGCGTTTACAAAAGAGCGGGAAGAAAACAGGAAGGTGGCGGCAGGGCATGACCTGACCTTAACGGCCACCGCGTTTGCATTCCCCGGCATGGGCGAACTGACGCGCTGGGAATGGCTTAACTTCGTAGTTTGCCACTCTAAGCGACACATTAACCAATTGAAAAATATTCGTAAAAAACTAAGCGAAAAGGTAGCTGGATAA
- a CDS encoding SRPBCC family protein, which translates to MKIVLTILAVIACIIVVLLIVAVFVKKEYEVKREITINRPRATVFDYIKFLKNQDHYSKWVMADPTMKKTFSGIDGTVGFKYAWDSKDKNVGQGEQEITDMKEGEKLNIEVRFIRPFEGVGIAEMTTTTAGNDQTRMTWGMRGVSKYPMNITNLFIDGILGKDLEASLSNLKRNLEK; encoded by the coding sequence ATGAAAATCGTCCTTACAATTCTTGCAGTTATTGCCTGTATCATTGTCGTTTTGCTGATCGTGGCGGTTTTCGTCAAAAAAGAATATGAGGTAAAACGTGAAATCACGATTAACAGACCCAGAGCAACAGTCTTTGACTACATCAAATTCTTAAAAAATCAGGACCATTACAGCAAGTGGGTGATGGCTGATCCAACCATGAAGAAAACCTTCTCAGGAATCGACGGAACAGTCGGCTTTAAATACGCGTGGGACAGCAAGGATAAAAATGTAGGACAGGGTGAGCAGGAGATTACCGACATGAAAGAAGGTGAGAAGTTAAACATTGAAGTACGTTTTATCCGTCCTTTTGAAGGAGTCGGGATCGCTGAAATGACGACTACCACTGCTGGAAATGACCAGACGCGTATGACCTGGGGAATGAGGGGCGTCAGTAAATATCCAATGAACATTACCAACCTTTTCATTGACGGAATATTGGGTAAGGATCTGGAAGCCAGTCTGTCCAACCTCAAACGCAATCTTGAAAAATAA
- a CDS encoding GlxA family transcriptional regulator has translation MKHISVLVPRGDAALGTIEGPFKFFLFVNDFLAAMGRAPAFDVQLVGMTADPQKYSGVFTVVPDVTIQDLKKTDLVIIPAVNGDRDSVIEMNKSFFPWIIEQHEKGAEVASLCVGAFLLAATGMLNGKSCTTHWMSAPDFKNMFPEVNLMDNRIITDENGVYTSGGANTFWNLLVYLVEKYIDRQMAIYTTKFFMIEIDRNTQSPFIMFTGQKEHEDEEVRKAQEFIERSFQDKITVDQLSEMFAIGRPEFRTQIQEGHFQFCCGIHSAGEN, from the coding sequence ATGAAGCATATATCAGTTCTTGTTCCAAGAGGCGATGCGGCGCTTGGGACTATCGAGGGGCCTTTCAAATTTTTTTTGTTTGTCAATGACTTCCTGGCGGCAATGGGCAGGGCTCCTGCTTTTGATGTGCAGCTGGTGGGTATGACCGCTGATCCTCAGAAATATAGCGGAGTTTTTACGGTTGTGCCGGATGTGACGATCCAGGATCTGAAAAAGACGGACCTGGTTATCATTCCGGCCGTTAATGGTGACCGGGACAGCGTTATTGAAATGAATAAAAGCTTTTTCCCCTGGATCATCGAACAGCACGAGAAAGGCGCGGAAGTCGCGAGCTTGTGCGTAGGTGCATTTCTCCTGGCGGCCACCGGCATGTTGAACGGCAAAAGCTGTACAACGCACTGGATGTCAGCTCCTGATTTTAAGAACATGTTCCCGGAAGTGAATTTAATGGACAATCGCATCATTACAGACGAAAACGGCGTGTATACCAGTGGCGGTGCGAATACTTTCTGGAATCTGCTGGTTTATCTGGTCGAAAAATACATTGACCGCCAGATGGCCATTTACACGACGAAATTTTTCATGATTGAAATCGACCGCAACACACAATCGCCTTTTATTATGTTCACGGGCCAGAAGGAGCACGAAGATGAGGAAGTAAGAAAGGCGCAGGAATTCATAGAAAGAAGTTTTCAGGATAAGATTACGGTGGATCAGCTTTCGGAAATGTTTGCGATCGGGCGCCCGGAGTTTCGAACGCAGATTCAAGAAGGCCACTTCCAATTCTGTTGTGGAATACATTCAGCGGGTGAAAATTGA
- a CDS encoding helix-turn-helix domain-containing protein — protein MEYIQRVKIEAAKKSFEVSRKNVTELMYEVGYTDTKAFRSTFKKITGLSPNEYRNKYNKSQISA, from the coding sequence GTGGAATACATTCAGCGGGTGAAAATTGAGGCTGCTAAGAAGAGTTTCGAGGTAAGCCGGAAAAATGTGACAGAACTTATGTACGAGGTCGGATACACGGATACCAAAGCATTTCGCAGCACGTTCAAGAAAATTACCGGTCTGTCGCCCAATGAATACAGAAATAAGTATAACAAAAGCCAGATCAGCGCATAA
- a CDS encoding DinB family protein, translated as MATASESKIYELIELYDMQTTFFKSALDGISDGDRHNRLNSKANHIAWLAGSAVEQRFEMARQFGHDEKQHGHDLFSDNKGIQEGATYPTLETYRQDWDRISPVLRDALVNATDAQLAVKIQMGPDVAYTVKEMIAFSSYREANIIGQIALWRRLLGYDGMKYM; from the coding sequence ATGGCAACAGCAAGCGAAAGCAAAATATACGAACTGATCGAACTGTATGATATGCAAACCACATTCTTCAAAAGCGCACTGGATGGCATCTCGGACGGAGATCGCCACAACCGCCTTAATTCCAAAGCCAACCACATTGCATGGCTGGCTGGAAGCGCCGTTGAGCAGCGGTTCGAAATGGCCAGACAATTCGGTCACGACGAAAAACAACACGGTCATGATCTTTTCTCAGACAACAAAGGCATTCAGGAAGGGGCGACTTATCCTACGCTGGAAACTTACCGCCAGGACTGGGACCGCATTTCGCCCGTATTGCGCGACGCCCTTGTGAACGCAACGGACGCGCAGCTTGCCGTGAAGATTCAAATGGGTCCGGATGTTGCGTACACCGTAAAGGAAATGATCGCGTTCAGCTCTTATCGCGAGGCGAATATCATCGGACAAATCGCATTATGGCGCAGATTGCTGGGGTATGATGGAATGAAATATATGTAA
- a CDS encoding VOC family protein has translation MFKETKAFSGFSVDNLQKAREFYGDILKIDISEMKEMGLLQLHIAGSNDLIIYEKPNHTPATFTVLNFPVPDIDQAVKDLKALGVAFESYDFPELKTDGNNISRGNPSVAWFTDPAGNILSVIQE, from the coding sequence ATGTTCAAAGAAACGAAAGCATTCAGTGGATTTTCGGTGGATAATCTGCAAAAAGCCAGAGAATTTTACGGAGACATCCTTAAAATAGATATCTCTGAAATGAAGGAAATGGGTTTGCTGCAACTGCACATCGCAGGAAGCAACGACCTCATCATTTATGAAAAGCCAAATCATACACCTGCTACATTCACGGTACTCAACTTCCCCGTTCCCGACATTGACCAGGCCGTAAAGGACCTTAAAGCATTGGGCGTTGCATTCGAAAGTTATGATTTCCCTGAATTGAAAACCGATGGAAACAACATTTCGCGTGGAAATCCGTCCGTTGCGTGGTTTACCGACCCGGCCGGGAACATTCTTTCCGTGATTCAGGAGTAA
- a CDS encoding MFS transporter gives MKTFYSILANSLAATLTNTFVWFAVTFWVYLETKSVIATSVMAGIYFATVALSGFFLGSIVDRYKKKTSMMLSGIITLVLYLAALITYIITPEADFKNPANIALWILIVFCLMGALVGNIRAIAISTVVTILIEEDKRDKANGLVGTVNGVSFLVASIFSGLVIGFLGMTWMLALAVGLTVVVLLHLITIDIPEKEVVQTGTHMENIDIKGTIAVVGLVPGLFGLIFFNTFNNFLGGVFMSLMDAYGLSLVTVQVWGILWGVLSLGFIVGGLVVAKKGLGKQPLKTLFVSNIIMWTICIFFTIQASIVLLGVGMFIYLCLIPVVEATEQTILQKVIPHERQGRVFGFAQSIEQAASPITAFMIGPIAKFIFIPFMTTGAGVELIGPWFGTGTARGLALLFTFTGIIGLIVTLIAMQSKAYQKLSRIYKKPDPAFTEADAIAAEGDI, from the coding sequence ATGAAAACGTTTTATTCCATTTTAGCTAATTCCCTTGCCGCGACCCTGACGAACACATTCGTTTGGTTCGCGGTAACTTTTTGGGTATATCTCGAAACCAAATCCGTCATAGCCACCTCGGTTATGGCTGGGATATACTTTGCAACTGTTGCTTTGTCCGGCTTCTTTCTCGGCTCTATTGTAGACCGTTACAAGAAAAAGACATCCATGATGCTTTCCGGGATTATCACGCTTGTCCTGTATCTGGCCGCGCTCATCACCTACATCATCACACCCGAAGCCGATTTCAAGAACCCGGCTAACATTGCTTTGTGGATACTCATCGTCTTTTGCCTTATGGGCGCACTGGTGGGAAATATCAGGGCAATCGCCATTTCAACGGTGGTTACGATTTTGATTGAAGAAGACAAGCGGGACAAGGCAAACGGGCTGGTAGGAACCGTCAACGGTGTTTCGTTCCTTGTCGCTTCTATTTTCAGCGGACTTGTGATCGGTTTCCTGGGTATGACCTGGATGCTGGCTCTGGCCGTGGGGTTGACGGTTGTGGTGTTGCTGCATTTGATCACGATCGATATTCCGGAAAAGGAAGTTGTACAAACCGGCACGCATATGGAGAACATTGACATCAAAGGGACTATTGCGGTGGTTGGGCTTGTGCCGGGTCTTTTTGGCCTTATTTTTTTCAACACATTCAATAATTTCCTGGGCGGCGTATTCATGTCGTTGATGGACGCTTATGGACTTTCACTTGTTACTGTGCAGGTGTGGGGCATTTTGTGGGGCGTATTGAGCCTTGGGTTTATTGTTGGCGGATTGGTTGTTGCCAAAAAAGGACTTGGAAAGCAACCATTGAAAACGCTTTTCGTGTCCAACATCATTATGTGGACGATCTGTATTTTCTTCACCATCCAGGCATCCATAGTGCTTCTGGGAGTCGGTATGTTCATTTACCTCTGCCTCATTCCCGTCGTTGAAGCAACTGAACAGACGATCCTGCAAAAGGTTATTCCCCACGAAAGACAAGGCCGCGTGTTTGGCTTTGCCCAAAGCATTGAGCAAGCTGCATCGCCCATTACGGCATTTATGATAGGTCCGATTGCCAAATTCATTTTTATTCCATTTATGACAACAGGCGCTGGCGTGGAACTGATCGGCCCATGGTTCGGAACGGGAACAGCACGCGGACTGGCGCTTTTATTTACATTCACAGGAATCATTGGTCTCATAGTAACATTGATCGCTATGCAGTCAAAAGCATATCAAAAGCTCTCCCGGATCTACAAAAAACCGGACCCTGCTTTTACAGAAGCCGACGCCATTGCTGCGGAAGGGGATATTTAA
- a CDS encoding DinB family protein: METNNIANEATFSPSLLNADALLVHWQGHRRLTRKTIEAFPEEHFYTFSIGGMRTFAQLSMEIIGLTAPGIRGIAFGDWTFGEPALDYSTPAPPTKPEVLNLWDLVTEYIETLWPQISADRFQETEAAFGMYPNTILNTILYLIDNEIHHRAQGYVYLRALGVEPPAFWER, from the coding sequence ATGGAAACTAACAACATCGCAAACGAAGCAACTTTTTCTCCATCCCTGTTAAATGCTGACGCATTGCTCGTGCACTGGCAGGGACATCGCCGATTGACACGCAAGACCATTGAAGCTTTTCCCGAAGAACATTTTTACACCTTTTCGATTGGTGGCATGCGCACTTTTGCGCAGTTGTCTATGGAAATTATCGGGCTTACTGCGCCTGGCATTCGCGGCATTGCGTTTGGCGACTGGACTTTTGGTGAGCCTGCACTCGATTATTCTACTCCTGCGCCGCCGACGAAGCCGGAAGTGCTAAACCTCTGGGACCTGGTTACTGAGTACATTGAAACATTGTGGCCGCAAATCTCCGCCGACCGCTTTCAGGAAACCGAAGCTGCCTTCGGCATGTATCCAAACACGATCCTGAATACAATTTTATACCTTATTGATAATGAAATACATCACCGTGCACAAGGATATGTGTACCTGCGCGCGCTGGGTGTAGAGCCACCAGCATTTTGGGAGCGTTAA
- a CDS encoding TetR/AcrR family transcriptional regulator, with protein MAIKERKERERQDMRNLIIDSATQLFLKQGYDKTSIRTIAEDIEYSPATIYLYFKDKDEIFYVIHENAFAILDKQFRKHDSIENPFDRLIAVCKTYVKFAMDNPDYYDLMFIMRAPLSQIKSVEKWDAGECAFEYVLDTIAACLEANLIKPVDKYVLAISVWSFGHGLVSLYVRERLSVMEMPDDVMLTMMESSVNFFLENLRV; from the coding sequence ATGGCGATCAAAGAGCGAAAAGAGCGGGAGAGGCAGGACATGCGCAATCTGATCATTGATTCGGCCACACAGCTGTTTTTAAAGCAGGGTTATGACAAAACGTCGATCCGGACTATTGCGGAAGATATTGAATACAGCCCGGCAACCATTTATCTCTATTTTAAAGACAAGGATGAAATTTTTTATGTCATCCACGAAAATGCCTTCGCTATTCTCGATAAGCAGTTTCGCAAGCACGATTCGATTGAAAATCCATTCGACAGATTGATCGCCGTTTGTAAAACCTATGTGAAATTTGCGATGGACAACCCCGACTACTATGACCTGATGTTCATTATGCGGGCGCCGCTCTCACAAATCAAATCCGTGGAGAAATGGGATGCCGGTGAATGTGCCTTTGAATACGTGCTGGATACGATCGCTGCCTGCCTCGAGGCGAACCTGATCAAGCCGGTGGACAAATACGTCCTTGCGATTTCCGTATGGTCATTTGGCCACGGACTGGTTTCTTTATATGTGCGTGAAAGATTATCCGTAATGGAAATGCCTGACGATGTAATGCTGACAATGATGGAGAGTTCCGTCAACTTTTTTTTGGAAAATCTGAGAGTTTAA
- a CDS encoding TolC family protein → MNEHCLLNKRHLRSRNWPDRLRRNLLLVVVLISFSKPLFAQDRILDAYISQGLKSNQGLRQQDFLLQKSFYALKEAKSYFLPEVNLNTSYLDSRGGRKISIPIGDLLNPVYSSLNQLTNSTAFPQVENVNQTFNPNNYYDAKFRTSLPLYNPEIGISTKIRKEQINLQEADYDVYKRELVKEIKVAYYAYLQSEEAIRILESAVSLARENLRFNRVLVSNDKAIRTVVSRSENELIGLEARVEEAKYQSKSAAAYFNFLLNSPLDTKIETGETIQIEPTTAGNTFARREELLKLESLAKVNTLSGRLAKASSLPKLATFIDLGSQGDFLRFNNDTRYYLFGLTLDWRVFAGNRVQYRTSQAFMDSKVTGEQISQVEQQLALQSQTASNKLNAAIRMFQASKSQTALSQQYYQDQQKLYREGQLLHIELLDAQNRLVSDQLQQSISYMIMQTRSAELERAQASYPVSN, encoded by the coding sequence ATGAATGAACACTGTTTACTAAATAAACGTCATTTACGATCACGTAATTGGCCCGATCGCCTGCGACGGAATCTGCTTCTTGTGGTTGTCCTGATCAGTTTTTCAAAACCGCTTTTTGCGCAGGACCGCATTCTGGATGCATACATCAGCCAGGGATTAAAGAGCAATCAGGGATTACGCCAGCAGGATTTTTTGCTCCAAAAGAGCTTTTACGCATTGAAAGAGGCCAAAAGCTATTTCTTGCCCGAGGTGAATCTCAATACATCTTATTTGGATTCCAGAGGAGGGAGAAAGATCAGCATTCCGATCGGGGATTTGCTGAACCCGGTTTATTCGTCGTTAAACCAGCTCACCAATTCAACGGCTTTTCCGCAGGTGGAGAACGTGAACCAGACATTTAATCCCAACAATTATTACGATGCCAAATTCAGGACTTCGCTGCCGCTTTATAATCCGGAAATAGGGATTAGTACGAAGATCAGGAAAGAGCAGATAAACTTACAAGAAGCTGATTACGATGTATATAAGCGTGAATTGGTTAAAGAAATCAAGGTGGCTTACTATGCTTATCTGCAATCGGAAGAGGCCATCCGGATCCTGGAAAGCGCCGTGAGCCTGGCCCGGGAAAATCTGCGCTTCAACCGTGTGCTGGTGAGTAACGACAAGGCGATCCGCACAGTGGTAAGCAGATCAGAGAACGAATTGATTGGCCTCGAAGCAAGAGTGGAGGAAGCAAAATATCAATCAAAAAGCGCAGCTGCCTATTTCAATTTTCTATTAAACAGTCCCCTGGACACAAAAATAGAAACGGGCGAGACCATCCAAATTGAGCCGACAACAGCGGGCAATACATTTGCCAGAAGAGAAGAATTGTTGAAACTGGAATCATTGGCCAAAGTCAACACACTTTCCGGTCGGCTGGCTAAGGCGTCGTCGTTACCCAAGCTCGCAACGTTTATAGACCTGGGTTCCCAAGGTGACTTTCTTCGTTTCAACAATGACACGCGTTATTACCTCTTTGGATTAACATTGGATTGGCGTGTTTTTGCTGGTAACCGCGTACAATACAGAACCAGTCAGGCATTCATGGACAGTAAAGTGACCGGCGAGCAGATCAGCCAGGTTGAGCAGCAACTGGCGTTGCAATCGCAAACGGCCTCAAACAAATTGAATGCTGCTATCAGAATGTTCCAGGCGTCCAAAAGCCAGACCGCACTTTCACAACAATATTATCAGGACCAGCAGAAGCTTTACCGCGAAGGGCAATTGCTTCACATTGAGCTGCTTGACGCGCAAAACCGGCTGGTAAGCGATCAGTTGCAGCAAAGTATTTCTTATATGATTATGCAAACGCGCTCGGCTGAATTGGAGCGTGCGCAGGCCAGTTATCCAGTTTCAAACTAA
- a CDS encoding efflux RND transporter periplasmic adaptor subunit — MKNTLKTSIILLMLAATMTACKEERKAEQTDSTIPVKIISSAALTQSQPVETSGLLGSENEANLSFKVGGIIREVLVKEGDRVRKGQLLATLNATEFAAQMAQAEENFLKTKRDAQRTQNLYRDSVNTKEQLENSLTALNVAEKQLEIVRFNLSQAKIFATTDGVVIQKLKNAGELVEGGAPVLFISSTSNKDWVIKCGLTDKDWTKLKGGEKADIVFDAYPQTFSGSIASLSQGSDAGSGLYQAEIRLNKQPAKLANGLFAKVSIYPKQKTEMISVPVDALIEGESDSAFVFVASGGKALKKQVKIAFLEGEKAFILSGIDAGAKIIREGSAYLADGSAIKIVQ; from the coding sequence ATGAAAAACACATTAAAAACAAGCATTATACTGCTTATGCTCGCTGCGACGATGACTGCCTGCAAAGAAGAGCGTAAAGCCGAGCAAACTGACTCGACCATTCCCGTCAAAATCATCAGTTCAGCAGCGTTAACGCAGTCACAGCCTGTGGAAACCTCCGGTTTGCTGGGATCCGAAAACGAAGCAAATCTTTCCTTCAAAGTTGGGGGAATTATCAGGGAAGTTTTGGTAAAAGAAGGGGATAGGGTGCGCAAAGGGCAACTTTTGGCAACATTAAATGCGACGGAATTTGCGGCACAAATGGCCCAGGCGGAGGAGAATTTCCTGAAAACAAAACGTGATGCACAACGTACCCAAAATCTGTATCGCGACAGTGTAAATACAAAAGAGCAGCTGGAAAACAGCCTTACCGCATTGAATGTGGCTGAGAAACAACTGGAAATCGTGCGTTTTAACCTCTCACAAGCTAAAATATTTGCGACTACGGATGGTGTAGTGATTCAAAAATTGAAGAATGCAGGCGAGTTGGTGGAGGGCGGCGCGCCAGTCCTGTTCATCAGCAGCACAAGCAACAAGGATTGGGTGATCAAATGCGGGTTAACCGATAAAGATTGGACGAAGTTGAAGGGAGGCGAAAAAGCGGACATCGTTTTTGACGCTTATCCGCAGACATTTTCAGGAAGCATAGCAAGCCTTTCACAGGGCAGCGATGCCGGTTCCGGCTTATATCAGGCAGAAATACGGCTTAATAAGCAGCCAGCCAAGCTTGCTAATGGCCTTTTTGCCAAGGTTAGCATCTATCCAAAACAAAAAACGGAAATGATCTCGGTTCCGGTGGACGCTTTGATCGAAGGTGAGAGCGATAGTGCATTTGTGTTTGTCGCGTCCGGTGGGAAGGCTCTGAAAAAGCAGGTCAAAATTGCTTTTCTGGAAGGAGAAAAGGCATTTATTCTTTCAGGAATTGACGCCGGGGCGAAGATTATCCGTGAAGGCTCGGCATATCTGGCAGATGGTTCAGCGATTAAAATTGTTCAGTAA